TCTCCTCTGACCATCAAGGTCGAGCAAGGGCAGGCCACTGACATTTCAGGGGACCTGGCTGATACATACAGGGACATGCTCGACAATGTGGGACCGCTTGCACGTAACCTTGCTGAATTGGGAATCGGCATCAATCCTAACGCCAGGCTCATCGGCAACGTGCTGGAGGACGAGAAGGTGGGAGGCACTGTTCATGTTGCACTGGGAGATAACAGTACCTTCGGAGGCGATGTTGTGGCAGGTATCCACCTGGACGGCATCATCACCGGGCCGAAGGTATTTATAGATGGCGAATCCCTAAAGCTGCCGAGATGATGGGCTTATCAATTATGCACTAATTTGAGGAGACAAAATGGTTGACATAGATCAGATAATACAGACAGCAGCTGACATGGCAGAAGATATTTCCGCGTCAGCCATCATTATCATGTCAACCGATCTGCCCCAGGAATTGGACACAGACATCCCTGTCCTGATAACTTCTCCCTCAATATTCAGTACACTTTATGTTGTTGATGCTGATTTGTATGAAGAAAATGATTCAGCAAAAAGACTCCAGGCCTTCACTAAGACCATTTATCATAAAGCATCAAAGGGATCAGAACAAATTATTGATGCCTCATCCAAGGCTTTTATCTCTAATCTTATTGAAGATGGTCTAATTGTAGGGATTGTCTCACTCCAAGGAAATATAGCAATCGTAATACATGACCTGAATGATAATTCAGTGATACAGGAATTAAAGGCTTGTTCCGAACGGATTAACCTGAATGTATTAAAATCTGTACTAAATATTGCTCTGGATATTGGCTCACTTGGAAGAGAAGGAAAATCTGTTGGAACCGCATTTATTATTTCAGACACAGAAGAGGTGATGAGAAGGTCACATCAGCTTGTACTGAATCCTTTTTTTGGTCACGCAAAGGAAGAATGCTCCATCTTGGAACCTTTGAACTGGGAGACTGTAAAGGAATTTGCCCAGTTGGATGGAATGTTCGTAATAGATAGCGATGGGTACATCCAGGCAAGTGGTCGTTATCTTGACGTAGATGCCAGGGAAGTGGATATTATTAAAGGTCTGGGGGGCCGGCATGCTTCTGCTGCTGCCATCACCAGGGACACTGAAGCTGTGGCAATTACAGTTTCAGAGAGTGGGGGTATGATCAGAATATATAAAGACGGCCTCCAGATTATTGAGCTGGATCCAAGGACTTCTAAAGTGTTCAGACATAAGTAGAACCGGGTTGCTATGAAACACAAAACAAGAAAATTTCTGTACCTGATATGCATAATAATTATATTGTCCTTTGGTTTTGGATGTCTGGGAAATTCCAGTCCTGAACCACATGATTTCCCCTCTGGAGAGCTTGGTACATACGAGATCAATACTTCCACTATCAATGTTACTAATTCTACCACTTTTTTTCTGTTTTCTAATAAAACGGTACGTGCTGTATCTACATTTGTAAACTCTTCCAGTCTTAAGATCAATATACCAAAAGATGCATCTGCTGAGTTCGGGAGTGGTAAAGATCCGGTTATCAAGGATCTTGTAGTTATGGGTAATATTTCAATTAACAATAGCAATAATTTTGAAGATAATAATTTTACCAGGATCCCTTATTCATCTTCTTTTTTAAAATCAGGGAATAGCAGAATAGTAATTCTTGAATTTGAAGAACTTTCAACAGGGTTTGCAGCATATTCCTTTTCCAGGGAATATGGTTATTTTTTTCATATTTTATCCAGGAATGAGACCATTACAGTTGTATTGCCTGCTGGTCATAATACAAGCAATATCATACTGGGTTCACCCAAACCAATAAAACCTGATGAAAAATTCAAAGACAGTAAAAACAGAATGTGGTTGGTCTGGTTTGACCCCTATCCTGACAAGAATTTCATCTCAGTGAAGTATTATAAGGAATACCTTCCCAGGATTCTCAGTATAGTGGGGACTGTACTTTTAATCGGTTTTATTGTATCAGCATTATATTATAATAGAAAGATACGTAAATTACAAAAAGAACGGGAAGATATGGAACAGGATGTAAGGAAAAAAGAGTGATCAAATTTCAAATTCCATCCCATCTTTTCCCAGCGGCCATTTTTTTATTGCCTGATCATGGGGCGGGAACATGTGGCTGAT
This genomic interval from Methanosarcinales archaeon contains the following:
- a CDS encoding DNA integrity scanning protein DisA nucleotide-binding domain protein is translated as MVDIDQIIQTAADMAEDISASAIIIMSTDLPQELDTDIPVLITSPSIFSTLYVVDADLYEENDSAKRLQAFTKTIYHKASKGSEQIIDASSKAFISNLIEDGLIVGIVSLQGNIAIVIHDLNDNSVIQELKACSERINLNVLKSVLNIALDIGSLGREGKSVGTAFIISDTEEVMRRSHQLVLNPFFGHAKEECSILEPLNWETVKEFAQLDGMFVIDSDGYIQASGRYLDVDAREVDIIKGLGGRHASAAAITRDTEAVAITVSESGGMIRIYKDGLQIIELDPRTSKVFRHK